The Buteo buteo chromosome 1, bButBut1.hap1.1, whole genome shotgun sequence sequence accGAGACACTTAACAATTAAACCACTTATGAActagtgttgtggtttaaccccagccagcaactaagcaccacacagccgctcactcacacccccccccccccccgggatggggagagaattgggaaaaaaagtaaaactcgtgggttgagataagaacagtttaatagaacagaaaagaataaactaataacgataacgataacactaataaaattacaatagtaacaataaaaggattggaatatataagtgatgcacaatgcaatcgctcaccacctgctgactgacgttcagttagtccccgagcgatgatccccctgcccccattccccccagtttctatactggacatgacatcacatggtatggaataccccattggccaatttgggtcagctgccctggctgtgtcccctcccaacttcttgtgcccctctagCCTTCCTGTTGGCTgtgcatcagaagctgaaaaatccttgactttagactaaacattacttatcTACTTAGATGTTACTAAACatctcatacctaactcaaaaacatagcactataccagctactagtaagacaattaactctatcccagatgaaaccaggacaactagTTAACAATCTTAGCTAACATATCCAAAGTGTTGTCCTGCTCCCCACTGAGCAAAAGCCAGCCACTATGTATGTCCAGGACAGACTGCCATCTCCCCTAGACACAATACCAAGGCTCTCATTTGGCAGGCTCCTTCTTTTCAAAATccaattaatttcttaattttagtAAAGTACTGAAATACACATGAACAACATGTTTTATCAGATCACAATTTGGTCCAGTTTCCTTCCTTGACACCACCTTTTTTTCACTTCACAAAAATAAGAATATCCAATATCCCAATGACTAAACCGTATGCACTCTAGAAATGGATTCCTGAGGAATACTTGAGAGATTTCACTTATGACATGTGTTTATCTTCTGGTTTAAATGCCTACGATTATCCTAGATGCATgatgttagaaagaaaaacaagtaactTCCTAAGTACTTGCTTTAATCAGGTGTTATTACAACTCTTTAATTGTCAGatactttctcttttcatatTCTGAACAAATGAAATTTTCAGGAGAGCTTAAGTGACTTAGGTGACAATGCCTCAGTCATTTTAAGCTCATCATTTCCTGTTCAATGACTGGTGAAGCTTTTCAGTACAGAATTAAGGATCTAAATCCCTTTAGCCAAACTGAAAATGACAAAATCCTCTCAGAGAACAATAGAAACTAGTTATGTCTTGCCTTCATAAGACACTGGCTAAATAACTTCATTAGAGTCATATCAAAATACAGTACATAAGATTGGGATGAAAAGTTCCCATAATTATGTTGGGTATAAGTTTTTGCACAAGGCATTTAAACTCAATGCAAAGAGCCGAACAGAAATTTTACACTcaaggagggggaaaagaagtCTATTTTGGCTTGGGGGGATGTCTGGTAATGCTGTGTTGATTTCCAAGTGCAAGCTCAGCATTGTTGGTTAAAACTAACATCCCATGAAGAAGTGCAAACAAAAAGTGATGGATAATAATCACAatctaaagaaataatttaaaatacacagcagcagaagtaaGTTAGGGAATTCTGAAGTGCCACTGAACAGACTGCACAGAGATTTGGTTTTCTTATGCAACACTCCCACATATTAGGAAACCTGTGTGTACAGAAGCCACATGTTGTGCTGGAGAGCACTTGTTCAGCACTTAGGCTGCTGGGTGTGCACCTTTTCAATATAAAAACTGATGTGAAACAGAACCAGAGCAGGACATCTGTTAAGAAGAAAACTTCTGCACAGCAATGCATGGCAAACCTGTTGCTGTTGCTTTGGTTCTTTATCTGGTCTTAATGGCAGGGTCAGAAGGTAAGAAAATGGTCTCTTAAAACTCACATAACCAatgactaaataaataaataaataaataaatgcaagtgGGCTTATGCTATGTTAATGTTGACTTTTTGCAAGAGGTGTGCATCTTCAATAAATTGTCATTCAGAAGTAAAAAGTATCATTTGTATTTGCATCTGTTAGGATGTTGTGGCTGTTTCCAGGGGTAAAATGTGCTTCTGTCAGAAAATTAGTTTATTCCTATGCCATAATATATGCCTTACCCTAGATTTTAAGAAGTATTTGAATTAAGACaggactttttttctaaatgtgtcCATACATCTCTTCTTTTCGAAATGACAACTTTCTCCTATTTGTACTTTTATTCCTGGTAGGCGGGTTGATGAAAGTTCTTCCTCAAAGCAAGAATTATGCAAtttgcagaaaagaataaagaatatgAGCAGATGATCATGGCAGGAACTAGTAAACAATATGTGGACATAGTTAAAGACGTTAACCTACTTTGTTCAAGTGATGCAATTCAGGTGTAGAATCTGGCCAGGCACAAATACACTATGAAAACATCTAAGTATTTTCACTTAGAGATACAAGTTTAACTTTAAATGCATCTGCAtaccagcagctctgaaaatataactgctgctgttgtgcagaTGCAGTTAATTTTATCTCAAAGTCTTCAGCAAATCCGAGTGTCCGAGTAACAAAAAGGCAGTTGACAGAAGGGAATACTCTTTGCTTCACAGAAGCAAATAATGAGATTGTTCATTTATCTAGAGGTAACTTATTTTTGTTCTACAGGTAAGGCCCTGGcgaagacaaaggaaaaaggctTCCAGTGCCTGTGCATAAGCACTCATTCCAAGTTCATCCCTCCCAAGGCTATTCAGAATGTGAGATTAAGCCAAAGAGGACCTCGCTGCAAAAACGTGGAAATCATGTGAGCACTTTTGCAAAATATCATCTGGCTTTCAATAGGAGGAAGTGACTTGGCATTTCACACTCTAGTTACTTATTTACTTTGGGTGGAATTACATGTCCCTTGCAAAGCCTCATAGATGCTAAGTATAAGGTATTAGGCCTTCTATCCAAAGGAATAAACTAACTTCCTGCCAATGTTACAAGCCACTTCCAGACggtattttaaaagtctctctATGGTACTATCTTAAATACGACAAACACCAGAGGAGAGAATTAGATCCCGCAAAACACATTCAGGGCACAATTAATAATTTAGGAGAATGAAGAATAATCAAAGATACAATCTTGTTCCCATGACATGAATTCAAACAATTTCCACTAACTTGGTCTGCATGTGGCAAAGTTTGAAACACCGTGAGTTACTCCCTATGTCAGAATTGCATAGTGAGCATTTTCCTACGCAAGGAGCGTGGAACTTAAATCGTAAAATCCATGTGAGTACAAAGTAAAAGATACGGTAAGCTTCATTTAAAATCACATCAGGAACTATTCACATGAATTGAATCAATGCATTCATGTAAACAGAGGGGAGCTTTCAGGTTTTTATGCTTTCACTACGGTTTCATAAGCAAATAATACTTGTACAATCATACCCTCTGAGCAGCATTGTGTGTCATCCAGTTCTACCTCACTAGTAATTGGATTTTCAGCCaggtttgattaaaaaaaaaaaaaaagattccaaGATAATTAAGTTCCTGAAAGATCTGCTAAACTATGACCAGATAGAGAACAGAAACCAAAAAATTCATCAGGCTCATTAAAAAGATTGCATTATGAAGCATAAATACTGAcatcattcattaaaaaaaaccccaaacttaaaTGCCCAAGTATAGAAAAAGTATAGGAAAATCACTTTTCCCTATTTCTCTCAGAAATACTAGATGGAAAATATCAAACAAGTTTAATAAATGAAAGTCCAGTTAATTACTTGACAAATAGCTAAGATAAATTTCAAAACATCAGGAGAGTGGGAGGGATCCACCTGGCCTtaacttctttgtttctttcttggcAGAGCTACGCTGAAAGGTGGCAGACGAGTGTGTTTGGAACCTACTGCTCCCTGGGTCCGGCTCACTGTAAAGGCTATTTTGGCCAGGtaagttgttttctttactAGAACAGCTTCAATTGAAAGctatttttagaaagcagatTTTCATTCCTTGGGACAAAAGTGTTCACCCTCTTCAGGCATCAGTAATTCTTTCCAGCGTTTGTCTCTAAACCTGTATTTCTAAATGCCTgaggattaaaataatttcctagcTTGATACCTTCCCTGTGTGTTAAGCCACCTAGAAGGTCACAGGTATGATGCACCTAAATATCCGCTGAGAGACAGCACGACCTGGGTGCATGTTTGACACTTCCAAAAATTGAGCTCTAAAAGACTCACTTCCTCTTTCTGGGTATAATTCAGATGTACAGCTGGCATTTCTAAGCTTATTAGCTTTCACTGCTGTAAATGGGGACAGTCAGGTCCCTACTTTGCACAATCTGGACATAGGCATATGGAAGTCCTTTCTGTTGGAGCAGTACTTGCGTAAACACAGGATTTATTTGTCTTTGCACATCAGTTGGTTGATACAGTAAAAATAGGTCATTAACAACTTATGAGCACCTGTTGCTCTTCCTGTAGCTTGTGTTAATGGtaattgtttcattaaaaaatttctgAACTCACTTTATACTTCATCTCATTACAGGGCCAGAGACAACACTGAGTCACCAATCAAAGAAAAGTCAAGGAAAAATAGACCTTGGAGTTTTTCAAGGATATGAAATAAGAGGAAACACTTGCTGATGAGAACGTCAAGGAACAGACCCCCCCTTCTGCTACATTACTGCatttgatgggtttttttctccccaagatAGTTGCTGATTctacttattttctttgctctgtctATCTCTAAAACTCTATCTGTGATGCATCAAGGAATTCATGCTTAATGAATGTGTTTTAGTGCTGTAAGGACAAgaataaacaagaggaaatTAGTTATCCTTAAACGGTCATACTTAACGTAGAAATAGAAAGGATACAATTAGTAAACACATGAATAAACATGTAATAAGGAAGAGTCTGTGCAGCTTTGAAGGAAGTTTTCTTTTATGCGTTTGTTACAGTTCTTTGAAGGTGACAACAAACTTACAGATGTGGAAGGTCCAACAGGTATAGTCAAACTGTGTTTCTGAAATCCTTTCACAACCCTCAGCAAACATTAGAGATAATGGGGCTAAGAAAGAAGTCTTGGAAATGGGTACATAACAGGTGAATACATAGAAATCAAGGACAGAACGAAAAGGTCAGCTTTTTTTTGATAAAGGGCCATCACCCATGGATTCCTACACCAGCTTGTGTGAGGTCCTGTTTGGTTTGGCATATCCACAACTGGTCTGGGAAGGTCATTTGCTACGAGCTGAAGTATTCTGGTGATGCTAAATGGAGGGTGGTAAAGACTAGGCTCAACtatgaagaactgcagaaggACCTTAGGAGACTCATTGAGTAGGCTGTAAAATACCAGGTGAAATTCACTGCAGGAAGTAGCGAAAATGGTTgatgtgggaggaaaaaattacaaagctCATATAAAAATGAGGCATTCTAGGCTGACCAGTAGCACATAAGAGAGACATCTTGGGATTATGCTAAACTGTACAACAGGAATATCAGATCAGGgctcagcagtgaaaaaaacttcagaaccaaaaaaaaccaaaaaacccagaaacccAACCCGTACTAGGACACGAGTAAGAACTAACTGCTAAAATTTGTTATGCCACTGTGTAACGGCATGACTCGCCCACATGCAGAGCGCTGTGCAGCCCCTGGCTCCCATCTCCAAGAACACAGAGTAGAGTTGGTAAAGGTTGAAGGTAATGCAACAAAGATGAACAAATACTCCGTACAAGAAGTGATGAAGCAAACCAGATCTTTCATTCAAAAGTGAGATACTTCTGGGTGGCCAAGGGAGAAGTGAATTCACACCCATTTCTCCATGAAAGAACCATCTTTCAGAAAGTGGCAGAGATCCTCCACCAGCCAGTCCTGACAGCAGTAGCAATGTTTCCTACAAAGACCAAACATGACTTCATTTTCTATGAGTacccagaaaataatttttttggtaGCGTATCTTTAAAATTATCTATGAGACATGCCAGTCACTGAAATGGAGAATGCTGATTAAAATATGACTGACTGAAGGAAATGAAGAGTGTTCATAGGTGATGTTATCCAACAGTATTTGACTGGGTGtacctgcagcacagctgcaagCAAGTAAGCATGGACTGACACCTAAACTACCTCCTGTGAGGTGCTTCGCTATGTCTCATCAACAGTCTAAGTCACTGCCAGCCTCAGGGTAGCCTAATGACTATGACTTAATGGCTTTCAGAAGGAAGCAGCTAAAATTAGAAATACTAAATTACCGGTATTATTTCTGAAGTTATATTTATTGTGCTGTAATTTCCACTTATAGATAGCAAGATGCAGCCACAGagacacatatatacatatacagaaaaagaaatttagaagtcacatttctgaagaaaagaatgcattatttattaatgttaataaaccaggaattttttttgcaatttctttgtTCTCATATTAGTTCTACCTGATACTATAACAGAccacattttttgctttgcaaaaggaTTTTGCAGCTTACATATTCATTATGTTAAATGTTACTGCTCAAGGGTCCAGCAGACTGCTTGTAAGACTGAACATTGGTGTAATGTGTTAATTCCCACTGCATTACTGTGAGTTTCTTTCTACTGTCAAAAAGGGTgttaaagatgttttttcttaatgatttgCTACACATCGTTTATATAACATcgttaaatataaataaaatataacattgTTAAATATAAATCTAGTTTCTGAAGGACAGAAAGTGCTAAAGTGCAGATTCTAGCAGCAATCACCAGCACAGAGATATGTGGTCACAGCAATGGAGGACTGCAGGCAAAAATACCATGACTGCCCTGTGGAGTGTGACCTTCCGAGCCCCAGGGTGGGAGGGTGGGGCTTGGGGGATAGCGGCAGGCTAGGCAGAACATCAGACAGCAAACGGACATGTAGGAAACTCTCAGGACAGTCTCATTCTTGATAGGGAGTAACCCCCACTGGAACCCCCAACCAGACCAACTTTGGATTCAAACCTGAATTCGTAAGCTGACTAAATACATCAATTGTTCCTTCACACCGCTGCTCCCCCACGTTTTGGTAAAGAGTAAGATTTGACCTGTCCAGTGGCTTGAGATGCAATGGATCAGCAAGTTTATATATAACAGCTTTTATGCAACACAGATCTCATTTATAATACTCAATGGTGTATTTTTATTCAAGATTCAAATGTCTACATTTTTGCACTTCTTTCACAGGCAGGCTACCTACCTATGTTCACCTGAGTGCCCCAGAGAAACTCTCCATCCATCTCTGTGCATAACCCACTATGACTGCACTGCCGGGAAGTGTTTGGGCCAACATCTGCCAAGCTGCATTGGCTGTAGTTTAAGCAGACAGTAAGGTGACAGCAAGCGACATTTTAAGAGTCAGAGATGAATGCATGATGTATATTATGTCTACTGACCACTTCTAAATTAATCAAAAGTTCCTCACATGAACTTCTTAAAACTTACCATGTGTTTCCTCCTACCACTGCCATATCTTATTTCCACAGTCAGAAAATGCTTCCTCCCAAAttcatgaaaggaaaatgcaactAAAACAGTAAACACAGCCTTCATAGAGGAGGTAAAACCCCAGCTGCTGGTCCCTAACAATTCTCTAGTTGGACTTAGTAGCTCTTCTGTTCATACCAGGTGGATCTAATTTATGTTTAATATGAATATTTGTTACTATTTGCTAATATTTTATGGTAGTATTATAATGAATATTAATGTATAATTTTCTAATATTACTAGATACCTTATATTAATATTGCCAATGACTTTTCATATTGCATTGGatcaaatgaaacatttcatttaaccCACAAcaattttttaactgaaagctaCAGTACAGAATTGACTGTTTTAAAGCAGAGCTGAAACATATATCATAAATACGCAGTCACATAAATACATACTTATAGTACATATACTTAcgtattataaatatataaattaaaaggcAAATCAACTAAAAAAGAGCTGTACTgctattctgtgattccagAGGGATTCAGGAAAGTCCAGCATTTGCCACGATCTGACTAAGGGTACATAACCATCTATATTTAGACActtaagtttgaaaaaaaaaatcacaaactgaCCtaagcttttctcctttccttgctATCACTTCCTCATATAGCAAGTGAAAAAACAGATGTTTAGGACACATTCTGCTTTTTACGTGTCCGTTTCCTACGCTCTGCCTCACTGTAACCTTCCCCAAGTGTTTGCACAACCGTGTGCCCAGTTTCTGAGCAGCAGAAGTGATTATTTCCCAGCCCCTGTATTTGCCCCTTCTGCTCTCCATGTGTCAAGTGGAATGGCAGGCAAATGGCAGGCAAATGCCAAGCCCCCTCTGGGGAAAAGGTGGTGGTTTCAGAAGACAGAGTGGGATTTTTTCCCTGCGGAACAAGAATAGCTGGTAGAGACGACACACAGGAGACAGGAGTCAAGAGAGTTCACCTTGCTCAAGCTGAACCCTCGTTCCAGCGAAAGCTTTGTCTCCTGTGTCTTTGGGGTCTTGTGTGCACGAATTCTCAAGTGAGAGGCTGGAGTTTGTTTAAAACAAGACAGATACTTAATTTTCTTAGAGAGAGTAATCTCATCAGCCCAGAGGCTGGAGCATTCCTCTGCAACTGGGGGGACGCAAAACAGTCAGGGAATGAAGCCCagctctcccccatccctcatGATGGTCTTGGTCACCAGAGCACACATGAATCCCCCTCACTGTGTCCCTTGTGTTTGGGCATCCTTTGCTACACACAAAGACTCTAAATGATCCCAGTCAAGATCCCAAAAGATTCCCTTTTTGACTTTCGTGTTCATTAGACAAGGTAATGAGTCacgaaaaagaaaaaacactagTTTCcgtgctgcagcacagagaccACATCCTATACCCTGCCTTGAAACACAGGCAAGGGAGGCATTTACTTCCCTCTTCAGCAGTCTTTCAGTAATCGGACTATTGCATAACTGTTGTTTTGTTCGTTACAAGCGTGCTTTTAACAGGCTTAAGCATGGAAGGTCTCTGCTTGCAGCCGTATCAGCTCACTCAGTGACGTTATCCTTCAAAAGGAGCAGCAATTCCATTTGCACAAGTCATCTCTGATGGCTGGCGGGAAAGCACATGCTGCCAAAATCAGATAATGGATTTGGAATTCCCATAGGCAGGGGCTGGGATGAGATTGTGGGCAAAGTGTTGAAGGGATGTAGGGAGAACTTGGGCGAAGCACGGCACTCCCAGAAACACGGGTTAGAGTGCCTGGCCTTCGGGCTTGATCTCGTGTCTGAACCTTTTTATGCCGCTATCGTCTCTATTACACCCCCTTCACACAGTCCCGATGAAACTGTGTCACACCAGAGAAAAAGTGGAGGTAGAGGAGACGATTTAGCTGTCAGAAAACATggtggatttttatttcattacaaaCATCCTGCTCTTTTAGACAGATACTTACTCTTAGCTCAGGGGCAGGGTTAATCATATAGGTGGAGCAGGCTCTTGCCTTCACTTTTGACCTGGGGATTTCTGCAGATCTGTTACTGCCACACTCACTAAATAGCTGAGTCTAGTGGTAAGGATAATAAGCAGTCAATGGTTTTACTTGGGGATTTGAGGgggaatttcctttttttgtctcagACATTAATGACATTTCAGCGCACACCAAAATTAGATAATAAAGCTGCAAAATAGTAACTAAGAAAAGTGGGATCCCTAATCAAATTTTAATTACCCTGTGTGCGGGCACACGTATGTAGAGACacggagagaaagagagagaacgcaaaagagaaaagaatcagCAGAACCTCATTCCGAGTAAAATGGTTAAAGATCCAACATCTACATTCTGATGCCAGTGAAACCACCCTGTTAATTTAACGTAACGTATACAACGTAATACAACCTAAACAATAAAACATAACCTTCAGTAGCTGGTAAaatcctctccttttttcatgCCTTCAGAGAGCTAAGtgtatttttcagtaaagtTCTCTAAGACATACGGCTAAGGAGAAGCACCATTAGGAGTCTGAATCGGTATCTTTTGTTGACTCAATACTCAGTAAGAGGTAGGAGAGACAAACTCAGTGGCACCTTTTCTTGAGCCAGCTGACATAGTGATGGGAAACAGATGAATTATCATCACAAAGTTCCTTTTATCAAGTAAGTTAATGATAAATGGTACACAGTAGACTGTAACAAATTATGGGCAAACTATTAAATTATTACTATAAATAAATCACAATGCTTTACATGCTAAAGGTAATTGGGTTTTTAAGAACTCCCCAGAGATGGGGAGAAGTACCTCTATAAATCCACAGATCACAAAAACGTGAAACTTTGAGGCTGGAGATGACAAGCTGCAAAAGTCATCATGGTCAAAAGGACGATGTTTTTACAGCACTGAAACAGAATGGCTTTTCCTAATCACATGCACTCCAGATGGGTTAAAAAACCAAATCTTCATTTAAGCAACAGATCTGCATTTGAGCCCAAGTCTTCCCCTGAAATTGTCTCCCTTGCAAGGTAATCTCCCTACCAGCCACGGCAAATAAACACTCAGCATTCATGCAAGAAGTTACTTTAACAGAAATGTCTATAGCACTGCCATAATACTTAATGTTGTTTCCCTTTGCTAAGACCTAGGGTTACGGTCACTGAAAAAGATTGCAGAAAAGACTTATCAAAAATATCTAGActtagaaaggaaacaaaagcagctgtgtTCAGCAGGTCATGCTATTTTGTTTGCATACAAAGCCTCCTCTGTTTATCATTCATTAACACATGACATGAAAAATGCAGGCATGGTTTTCAAAGCCATTCAGAATTTAGTATCTGCTTCCCACAGGAAGCTTTGAATACTGCACCCTCAATTCCTTTACCGAACAGATAGTATTAGAGATGAATTTACTTTGTAAGGTGCCacttgaacagaaaaaaagaaaaaaacaacaaattaaaaccaTTAACATCAAAATAATGCTGAGGTAAAATCCTGACCCCagtgaaaaagcttttcagtgaTTTCAGCACTGCCTGATTTCCACTCCAGAGGCTTAAAATCAGATAAGTAGAAGCTATCACCGTAAACGGAGATAAGAAATTAAGTATCTCAAGTATAGATCTGGCATCCCTATGAAGAACAGTTATTTCCCTGAAGAAACTAATGAAAAGTTACAACATAAACGTAA is a genomic window containing:
- the LOC142031514 gene encoding interleukin-8-like: MHGKPVAVALVLYLVLMAGSEGKALAKTKEKGFQCLCISTHSKFIPPKAIQNVRLSQRGPRCKNVEIIATLKGGRRVCLEPTAPWVRLTVKAILARARDNTESPIKEKSRKNRPWSFSRI